DNA from Nitrospirota bacterium:
TTGAACCTATCTCGATAAAAATGGCAAAACAGCAGGACCTTACGCTTAACACGGGAAAACTCTCAGGGGCCTGTGGCAGACTTATGTGCTGCCTTGGATATGAATATCACGAAGGTCAGCAGCCTTTGACCGCCGAAGAGCGTGGGCGCAGGAAGAAGGAACCCATCGCTGAGCCGGCAAAAGTGGTCGAAGAAACCCTGCCTGTCGACAGTGAGATCGCACCCCCTGCAGGGGCCTTTGCGGAAGAGGCAGCAACGCCTTCAGCGGAACAAAAAAGTGAACAACAGCCGGGGAATCCCCATAAGAGAAGACGAAGAAGACGCAACAAAAAGAGACCGCCAAAACCGGAAGCAGGTGCCTGAAGCAAGTGCATAAGAAATTCTATGTTACTACACCGATCTATTATGTAAACGATATCCCCCATATCGGTCATGCATACACGACTATTGCAGCTGATATACTGGCGCGCTATCACAGACTGAAAGGCGATGAGGTGTTCTTCCTCACCGGCACGGACGAGCATGGCCAGAAGGTGGAGAAGGCTGCTGCGGATAAAGACCGTTCTCCCAAAGAACATGCGGACCTCCTTGTTGATAACTTCAAGGCCATATGGAAGAAACTGAATATCACCAATAATGCCTTTATCAGGACAACAGACGCTAACCATATCAAGACCGTGCAGGGCCTCCTCCAGATGCTCTGGGACCGGGGCGAGATCGAGAAACGCTCCTATTCCGGATGGTACTGCACGCCTGATGAGAGGTTCTGGACAGAGAAGGATCTTGTAGGCGGAAACTGTCCTGACTGCAACAGACCTGTTGAGCAGATCCAGGAAGAAAACTATTTCTTCCTGATGTCAAAATATCACGAGAGGCTTGTTGCCTATATCAAGGATCATCCTGACTTTATCCTTCCGGAGACAAGGCGGAATGAAGTACTCGGCTTCCTCAAGAACAACGCCCTTGGAGACCTCTGCATATCAAGGCCGAAACATCGGCTCTCATGGGGCATACCACTTCCCTTCGATGACAGGTTCGTCACCTATGTCTGGTTCGATGCGCTGGTGAACTATTTTTCTGCAACGCGCTATCTTGCACCAGATGCAGATAAGGCACGAACAGGCGATTTCTGGTGGCCTGCTGAGCACCACCTTGTCGGCAAAGATATTCTCACTACTCATGCGGTGTACTGGTCAACCATGCTTATCGCGCTCGGTCTTCCCCTGCCCGGCAATATCTTTGCCCATGGCTGGTGGACAATAGAGGGGAAAAAGATGTCCAAGTCGGTCGGCAATGTTGTTGACCCTCATGACATGGCCGACCGCTACGGCGTGGACGCCTTCAGGTACTTTCTCTTTAAAGAGGTGCCCTTCGGCCTTGA
Protein-coding regions in this window:
- the metG gene encoding methionine--tRNA ligase, with protein sequence MHKKFYVTTPIYYVNDIPHIGHAYTTIAADILARYHRLKGDEVFFLTGTDEHGQKVEKAAADKDRSPKEHADLLVDNFKAIWKKLNITNNAFIRTTDANHIKTVQGLLQMLWDRGEIEKRSYSGWYCTPDERFWTEKDLVGGNCPDCNRPVEQIQEENYFFLMSKYHERLVAYIKDHPDFILPETRRNEVLGFLKNNALGDLCISRPKHRLSWGIPLPFDDRFVTYVWFDALVNYFSATRYLAPDADKARTGDFWWPAEHHLVGKDILTTHAVYWSTMLIALGLPLPGNIFAHGWWTIEGKKMSKSVGNVVDPHDMADRYGVDAFRYFLFKEVPFGLDGDFSEQALVNRINTDLANDLGNLLSRFITMAEKYFGGMIEKPQPFGKTNFGLQCRNAFNSAHNTEIWSRCQFNTILDHIWDLVRASNNHVAQTEPWKLAKSDLPRLKEVMFDLWNTLRLVALSIYPFMPATADKIWQQLGLESLTNETGKSRTETEEFPSIYDVEWVPGYTIKTAKGEQLFPRIEKEKKMTEELKTEAKQEEKKEETNLIAIQDVAKVELRIGKVISAERVKKSDKLLCLQVDTGGMRQIVAGIGKAYAPEDLVGRKIVVVTNLQPAKLMGVESQGMLLAATGSDGVPIILMPEKDVEEGAKIR